A region of Homo sapiens chromosome 17, GRCh38.p14 Primary Assembly DNA encodes the following proteins:
- the BHLHA9 gene encoding class A basic helix-loop-helix protein 9 — translation MLRGAPGLGLTARKGAEDSAEDLGGPCPEPGGDSGVLGANGASCSRGEAEEPAGRRRARPVRSKARRMAANVRERKRILDYNEAFNALRRALRHDLGGKRLSKIATLRRAIHRIAALSLVLRASPAPRGPCGHLECHGPAARGDTGDTGASPPPPAGPSLARPDAARPSVPSAPRCASCPPHAPLARPSAVAEGPGLAQASGGSWRRCPGASSAGPPPWPRGYLRSAPGMGHPRS, via the coding sequence ATGCTGCGGGGCGCGCCAGGACTAGGCCTCACGGCGCGGAAGGGGGCCGAGGACTCTGCGGAGGACTTGGGGGGCCCCTGCCCCGAGCCCGGGGGCGATTCGGGGGTGCTGGGGGCGAACGGCGCTTCCTGCAGCCGGGGCGAGGCGGAGGAGCCGGCGGGCAGGAGGCGCGCGCGGCCGGTGCGGTCCAAGGCGCGGCGCATGGCCGCCAACGTGCGGGAGCGCAAGCGCATCCTAGACTACAACGAGGCCTTCAACGCGCTGCGCCGGGCGCTGCGGCACGACCTGGGCGGCAAGAGGCTCTCCAAGATCGCCACGCTGCGCAGGGCCATCCACCGCATCGCCGCGCTCTCCCTGGTCCTGCGCGCCAGCCCCGCGCCCCGCGGGCCCTGCGGACACCTGGAGTGCCACGGCCCGGCCGCGCGCGGGGACACCGGGGACACAGGCGCCAGCCCCCCGCCGCCTGCAGGGCCCAGCCTCGCGCGCCCAGACGCCGCCCGCCCCTCGGTGCCGTCCGCGCCCCGCTGCGCCTCGTGCCCCCCGCACGCGCCCCTGGCACGGCCCAGTGCGGTGGCCGAGGGGCCGGGCCTAGCACAGGCCTCCGGGGGAAGCTGGCGCCGCTGTCCGGGGGCTTCCTCTGCCGGGCCGCCTCCCTGGCCGCGGGGCTACCTGCGATCCGCCCCCGGGATGGGCCATCCGCGCTCCTGA